Proteins from one Nicotiana tabacum cultivar K326 chromosome 23, ASM71507v2, whole genome shotgun sequence genomic window:
- the LOC142177354 gene encoding uncharacterized protein LOC142177354: MEFIVDLDKRTCDCSEFQLDEIPCEHAIAAIDSIYQKKSAFCSAYYTRDFWLKTYEGQVNSVGDSTTWVIPDTIKSEITKPPDAKVMLGRRQKNRHVSCTEFKKESRCGRCKRYGHNRKNCTNSAAVHPYARKYWKKMIDYIK, encoded by the coding sequence ATGGAATTTATTGTTGATCTAGacaaaagaacatgtgattgtTCTGAATTTCAGCTAGATGAGATACCCTGTGAACATGCAATTGCTGCAATCGACAGTATATATCAAAAGAAATCGGCTTTCTGCTCCGCCTATTATACAAGGGACTTTTGGTTGAAAACATATGAAGGACAAGTAAATTCTGTAGGTGATTCAACAACATGGGTTATACCAGATACTATTAAATCAGAAATCACTAAGCCTCCAGATGCAAAAGTTATGCTAGGAAGAAGACAGAAGAATCGACATGTTTCCTGTACAGAATTCAAGAAGGAATCAAGATGTGGTCGTTGTAAAAGATATGGGCATAACAGAAAAAATTGCACAAATTCAGCAGCGGTTCATCCTTATGCAAGAAAATACTGGAAAAAAATGATTGATTATATAAAATAA